One Paraburkholderia dioscoreae DNA segment encodes these proteins:
- a CDS encoding energy transducer TonB: MGTKVEGQFPAAAARMERPGRPREFGRKQQNPVRRFGGIAVVLLLHIVLIYALINGLATKVVQVIQHPIETKIIEPVKPPPPPPLPTVQLPPPKFAPPPPPFVPPPEVQVQTPPQPTITHQAAPVVSAPAVAPPAPPAPPAPSKPVSTEVGVVCPNSDQIRSSIRYPKEAQENNATGDVLIEFVVDPQGHITNERVAKSADDSSLDRAAFNAVKQFTCVSQGQAVRVQVPFSFNLN; the protein is encoded by the coding sequence GTGGGTACGAAAGTCGAAGGGCAATTTCCGGCAGCAGCGGCCCGTATGGAGAGGCCAGGGCGCCCGCGTGAGTTTGGGCGCAAGCAGCAAAACCCAGTACGTCGCTTCGGCGGTATCGCAGTCGTTCTGCTCTTGCATATCGTGCTGATCTACGCACTGATCAATGGCCTCGCCACCAAGGTCGTGCAGGTCATTCAGCATCCTATCGAAACGAAGATCATCGAGCCGGTAAAGCCGCCGCCTCCGCCGCCGTTGCCCACGGTGCAATTGCCGCCGCCGAAGTTCGCGCCGCCGCCGCCGCCGTTCGTGCCGCCGCCGGAAGTGCAGGTGCAGACGCCGCCGCAGCCGACCATTACGCATCAGGCCGCACCGGTTGTGTCGGCACCCGCCGTGGCGCCGCCCGCACCACCGGCGCCGCCCGCGCCGAGCAAGCCTGTGAGCACTGAAGTCGGGGTTGTGTGCCCGAACTCGGATCAGATCCGTTCGTCGATCCGCTACCCGAAAGAAGCTCAGGAAAACAACGCAACGGGTGATGTTCTCATTGAATTCGTTGTCGACCCGCAGGGCCATATTACGAATGAACGCGTTGCCAAATCCGCAGACGACTCCTCACTGGATCGTGCTGCATTCAACGCGGTCAAGCAGTTCACGTGCGTTTCCCAAGGCCAGGCTGTCCGTGTGCAAGTTCCGTTCTCGTTTAACCTGAACTGA
- a CDS encoding MotA/TolQ/ExbB proton channel family protein, producing MKKRTLAALAATMLIAVTTVDTFVAPQMAHAQASDATASAAAPATAAPQTASSVADEAVPPPAPATSETVNNPYGLGALWKNGDFVARFVLILLVLMSMGSWYIMVTKFVEQFRANRRAKSADEQLWTAPSLVEGAKLLDEASPFRFIAETAIEAGEHHEEALLEAVDRNTWIDTSVERAITNVSNRLQDGLAFLGTVGSTAPFVGLFGTVWGIYHALTAIGIAGQASIDKVAGPVGEALIMTAIGLAVAVPAVLGYNFLVRRNKSVMERVRAFGAQLHTVLLAGSRRPARAAAREASLVQ from the coding sequence ATGAAGAAGCGTACTCTCGCCGCACTGGCGGCAACCATGTTGATCGCCGTAACTACGGTGGATACCTTTGTTGCACCGCAAATGGCCCATGCACAGGCCAGCGACGCTACGGCGTCGGCCGCAGCGCCTGCCACCGCTGCGCCGCAAACGGCGAGTTCCGTCGCTGACGAAGCCGTGCCGCCGCCGGCACCGGCCACGTCCGAAACCGTCAATAACCCGTACGGCCTCGGCGCACTCTGGAAGAACGGCGACTTTGTCGCGCGCTTCGTGCTGATTCTGCTGGTGCTCATGTCGATGGGCAGCTGGTACATCATGGTCACCAAGTTCGTCGAGCAGTTCCGTGCGAACCGCCGCGCGAAGAGTGCCGATGAACAACTCTGGACTGCGCCGTCGCTGGTCGAAGGCGCGAAGCTTCTCGACGAAGCGTCGCCGTTCCGCTTCATCGCGGAAACGGCGATCGAAGCTGGCGAGCATCACGAAGAAGCGCTGCTCGAAGCCGTGGACCGCAACACGTGGATCGATACCTCGGTCGAGCGTGCCATCACAAACGTATCGAATCGTCTGCAAGACGGCCTGGCGTTCCTCGGCACGGTGGGTTCGACGGCGCCGTTCGTCGGCCTGTTCGGCACGGTGTGGGGGATTTATCACGCGCTGACGGCAATCGGCATTGCCGGCCAGGCTTCGATCGATAAGGTCGCGGGTCCGGTGGGCGAGGCGCTGATCATGACCGCCATCGGTCTCGCGGTGGCCGTGCCCGCGGTGCTTGGCTACAACTTCCTGGTTCGCCGCAACAAGTCGGTGATGGAGCGTGTGCGCGCATTCGGCGCGCAGCTGCATACCGTTCTGCTGGCGGGCAGCCGCCGCCCGGCGCGCGCCGCGGCTCGCGAAGCGTCGCTGGTTCAATAA
- a CDS encoding ExbD/TolR family protein — protein MAMSVGQDDNDEVISSINTTPLVDVMLVLLIIFLITIPVVTHTVPVQLPKETIQPLQTTPKSIVIAVNRDGDFFWNEKQVDAPTLLARLKTVSVMTPQPEVHVRGDQNARYEFIGRVITECERAGIAKVSFITEPPARGG, from the coding sequence ATGGCAATGAGCGTTGGGCAGGACGACAACGACGAGGTCATCTCCAGTATCAACACTACGCCGCTCGTCGACGTGATGCTGGTTCTGCTGATCATCTTTCTGATCACGATTCCGGTCGTGACGCATACGGTGCCGGTGCAATTGCCGAAGGAGACGATCCAGCCGCTGCAGACCACGCCGAAAAGTATCGTCATCGCGGTCAATCGCGACGGCGACTTCTTCTGGAACGAGAAGCAGGTCGACGCGCCGACGCTGCTGGCACGCCTGAAGACCGTGTCGGTCATGACGCCGCAGCCGGAAGTGCATGTTCGCGGCGACCAGAACGCGCGTTATGAATTTATCGGTCGGGTCATTACCGAGTGCGAACGCGCCGGTATTGCGAAGGTTTCGTTTATTACCGAGCCACCCGCGCGCGGGGGGTGA
- a CDS encoding ExbD/TolR family protein, whose protein sequence is MGMNVSSGGGSEPDVMVDINTTPLIDVMLVLLIMLIITIPIQTHAIKMNLPVGNPPPPITQPEIVQIDIDFDGTTTWNGQPVPNRAALESRLAQVAAEPVQAEIHLRPNKLVPYKDVAEVMASAQRLGATKIGLIGNEQYMQ, encoded by the coding sequence ATGGGAATGAACGTATCGTCGGGCGGCGGCAGTGAACCGGATGTGATGGTGGACATCAACACCACGCCGCTGATCGACGTGATGCTGGTGTTGTTGATCATGCTGATCATCACAATTCCGATCCAGACGCATGCCATCAAGATGAATCTGCCGGTCGGCAATCCGCCGCCGCCGATCACGCAACCTGAAATAGTGCAGATCGATATCGATTTCGACGGCACCACCACTTGGAACGGTCAGCCCGTGCCGAACCGTGCCGCGCTCGAATCCAGACTTGCTCAGGTGGCGGCTGAACCGGTTCAGGCCGAAATCCATCTGCGGCCGAACAAGCTGGTGCCGTACAAGGATGTCGCCGAGGTGATGGCGTCCGCGCAACGACTGGGCGCGACGAAAATCGGCCTGATCGGCAATGAGCAGTACATGCAATAG
- a CDS encoding tetratricopeptide repeat protein, with the protein MQTIHQRFKRAVVAAALVLPLAAHAADTLRPDVAKPLNAAQDLYRAHKYKDALTKIDQAAAVPGKTPYESTMIEEMRGAAAAAAGESGVAAQSYETLLGSGKLSGADEQRTSAALAGIYFQQKNYAQAAKVAQRYLKSGGSDPDMRTLLVQSYYLSNDCASVVSLLKPGINAQVHAGHAPDESQLQLLGTCAQRVKDDATYRSTLEKLVAYHPKQSYWDDLFSAIRNKPGYSSKLDIDTYRLRRATGALSTADDYMEMTQLAIVAGTAAEGKQVIDQGFASGVLGHDAQADREKRLQALAAKRAQAAADPANPVAPVDLGFNQVFAGQVKQGLAAMDSAIAKGGLDHPDQAQLHLGEAYYVAGDKARAVQTFRAVKGTDGSADLARLWVLVASK; encoded by the coding sequence ATGCAAACGATTCATCAACGGTTCAAGCGTGCCGTCGTCGCGGCCGCTCTCGTGCTGCCGCTCGCCGCTCACGCCGCCGACACCCTGCGGCCGGATGTGGCGAAGCCGCTGAATGCCGCACAGGATCTGTATCGCGCGCACAAGTACAAGGACGCGCTGACGAAGATCGATCAGGCGGCGGCCGTGCCCGGCAAGACGCCGTATGAAAGTACCATGATCGAGGAGATGCGTGGCGCGGCTGCGGCGGCGGCTGGAGAATCCGGCGTGGCTGCTCAGTCCTACGAAACGTTGCTGGGTTCCGGCAAGTTGAGTGGTGCGGACGAACAGCGCACGTCGGCGGCTCTGGCCGGCATCTACTTCCAGCAAAAAAACTATGCGCAGGCCGCTAAGGTCGCGCAGCGTTATCTGAAGTCGGGCGGTAGCGATCCTGACATGCGCACGCTGCTGGTTCAGTCTTACTATCTGTCGAACGATTGCGCGAGCGTGGTGAGCCTGCTCAAGCCGGGCATCAACGCGCAAGTGCACGCCGGTCACGCGCCTGACGAGTCGCAACTGCAATTGCTCGGCACGTGCGCACAACGCGTGAAGGACGACGCTACGTATCGCAGCACGCTTGAAAAGCTGGTTGCCTATCATCCGAAACAGTCGTACTGGGACGATCTGTTCTCGGCGATTCGCAATAAACCTGGCTATTCGTCGAAACTCGATATCGACACGTATCGGTTGCGCCGTGCAACAGGCGCATTGTCCACCGCCGACGATTACATGGAAATGACCCAGCTTGCAATCGTGGCGGGCACCGCCGCCGAAGGCAAACAGGTCATCGATCAGGGTTTTGCTTCGGGCGTTCTGGGACATGATGCGCAGGCGGACCGCGAGAAGCGTCTGCAGGCACTCGCTGCAAAACGGGCGCAAGCGGCGGCCGATCCGGCGAACCCTGTCGCACCGGTCGATCTGGGCTTCAACCAGGTTTTTGCCGGGCAGGTGAAGCAGGGTTTGGCCGCGATGGATAGCGCGATCGCCAAGGGTGGTCTGGATCATCCGGACCAGGCGCAACTGCATCTCGGCGAGGCGTACTACGTGGCGGGCGATAAGGCACGCGCGGTGCAAACTTTTCGTGCCGTGAAGGGCACCGATGGCTCGGCGGATCTCGCCCGCTTGTGGGTGCTGGTGGCGTCGAAGTAA
- a CDS encoding helix-turn-helix domain-containing protein, with the protein MVLPLNNKAHVAVSIGSKIRALRQRLKRTLDEVAKTAGISKPFLSQVERGHATPSITSLVGIARALGVTVQYFVDTPTEDKSVRRGSDLKYFGFDGSANLFGRLTNLSVGSKLEVILVRMPVGQNPSEVTTHAGEEFLYVMSGQISLTLEGTTFVLQAGDTAHYESTVPHSWSNTAREEAVVVWVGTPRLF; encoded by the coding sequence ATGGTTTTGCCACTCAATAACAAGGCACACGTTGCAGTCTCTATAGGAAGCAAAATCCGCGCGCTTCGCCAACGGCTCAAGCGCACGCTGGATGAAGTGGCAAAGACTGCGGGCATTTCCAAGCCCTTTCTGTCGCAAGTGGAACGGGGTCACGCAACACCTTCGATTACATCGCTAGTTGGTATTGCTCGAGCTTTAGGTGTCACGGTGCAGTACTTCGTCGACACGCCGACCGAAGACAAGTCGGTGCGTAGAGGGAGTGATCTGAAGTACTTCGGTTTTGACGGAAGCGCCAATCTGTTTGGGCGGCTCACGAATCTGTCGGTTGGCAGCAAGCTGGAAGTCATTCTCGTCAGGATGCCGGTGGGACAGAATCCGTCGGAGGTCACGACGCACGCGGGGGAAGAGTTTCTATATGTAATGAGCGGTCAGATCTCGCTCACGCTGGAAGGTACGACGTTCGTGTTGCAGGCGGGCGACACTGCGCATTACGAGTCTACCGTGCCGCACTCCTGGTCCAATACCGCACGTGAAGAAGCGGTGGTCGTGTGGGTGGGGACGCCAAGATTGTTTTAG
- a CDS encoding TonB-dependent receptor plug domain-containing protein, with amino-acid sequence MKQRALALAIRRIVWAELALSAAIAVPAFAQSQPAATGTAAAATTESAPATGAAATPSTDNNTATATGKGVQQLKKFEVTGSLIRTSDKVGNTEVQTITPKEIQQSGYTTVADFLRGTSANSGSSWGQTTMNSSAQGGGGIALRGLSEKYTLVLVDGQRVANYGKAVNFTDTFFDVNSIPLNMIDHIDIVKTGAVSVYGSDAIAGVVNIITKKDFQGLQIDGQLGKAQHPGDAQGNFSVLGGIGDLNGDRFNVTAAASYYRDTGSSLGDRDMTANQDFSQFPGGLAGPLGPNQQSYWTTADGTNMALSPCPPGSVSANGASTCKSNPASTTSLVPAITRLNAKVRGTFKVNDDVQAYADLWVSRNETVQNEGPAVLSSQTNAFNPATGSALPLSRTVSGTNPYNPFGVPTLINYTFPNTVSADTVSTFWRAMTGVKGSFTTAKFGDWDWSADYGHSQSTVDTTYGNALNVAGVENILQNGVFNFSNPSATPNGLNGVFQNDYEQAISKLDSVTAKTSTGNLFNLPGGPVGVGFGTEFRHESNLINSRTDSALGITAPANVQTVDGERNVAAVYYQVDIPIIHNLTFTQAGRYDHYSDFGGAFSPSFALRFQPVKMLTTYASYSRGFRAPTLVENSQATYLAHQNLVDPNDPSGTPTKHFTTEQVNGNPALQPEHTKNYNIGFELSPDSSTDIGAAFYKIHIDGVIGTNDPNAVMDANNPSNVIRNPDGTVAYIKEQFVNLGSLDTDGFDMNFRKSVGTKYGTFTLAGDWAYVWHFKLNSPGAPTQDFAGNNLALLQPFGASNPRWKGNTSLSWDYRKLTTTLTWQYTGPYTNAVATEFGDGGTLSVASYSQFNLMATYRGFKNWTIYGGINNIFDRKPPFDVEWQATPDITGYDQSLYTNIGRFFQVGASYRF; translated from the coding sequence ATGAAACAACGGGCATTGGCGCTGGCCATTAGAAGAATAGTCTGGGCTGAACTGGCATTGTCGGCCGCAATCGCCGTACCGGCGTTTGCGCAAAGCCAGCCGGCCGCTACCGGCACTGCGGCGGCCGCAACGACGGAAAGCGCACCGGCAACGGGCGCTGCTGCGACACCGTCCACGGATAACAATACTGCCACGGCTACCGGCAAAGGGGTTCAGCAACTCAAGAAATTTGAAGTGACCGGTTCGCTGATCCGCACGTCGGACAAGGTCGGCAACACGGAAGTCCAGACCATCACGCCCAAGGAAATCCAGCAAAGCGGTTATACGACCGTGGCCGACTTCCTGCGCGGCACGTCCGCCAACTCGGGGAGCAGCTGGGGCCAAACGACAATGAACAGCTCCGCGCAAGGCGGTGGCGGCATTGCATTGCGCGGTCTGAGCGAGAAATACACGCTGGTGCTGGTGGACGGGCAACGGGTGGCGAATTACGGCAAGGCGGTGAACTTCACCGACACGTTCTTCGACGTGAATTCGATCCCGCTCAACATGATCGACCACATCGACATCGTGAAGACCGGTGCGGTGTCGGTGTATGGTTCGGATGCAATTGCAGGCGTGGTCAACATCATCACGAAGAAGGACTTCCAGGGCCTGCAGATCGACGGCCAGCTCGGCAAGGCGCAGCATCCGGGCGACGCGCAGGGCAACTTCAGCGTGCTCGGCGGTATCGGTGATCTGAACGGCGACCGCTTCAACGTGACGGCCGCCGCGAGCTATTACCGCGACACCGGCTCGTCGCTCGGCGATCGCGACATGACCGCGAATCAGGACTTCAGCCAGTTCCCGGGCGGCCTCGCGGGCCCGCTTGGTCCGAACCAGCAGTCGTACTGGACGACGGCCGACGGCACCAACATGGCACTCAGCCCCTGTCCGCCGGGCAGCGTGTCGGCGAACGGCGCATCCACGTGTAAATCGAATCCGGCCAGCACCACCTCGCTGGTGCCGGCGATCACGCGCCTGAATGCGAAAGTGCGCGGCACTTTCAAAGTCAACGACGATGTGCAGGCTTACGCCGACCTCTGGGTGAGCCGCAACGAAACCGTGCAGAACGAAGGTCCGGCGGTGCTGAGCAGCCAGACCAACGCATTCAACCCGGCCACCGGTTCGGCGTTGCCGCTGTCGCGCACGGTCTCGGGCACCAACCCGTACAACCCGTTCGGTGTGCCCACGTTGATCAACTACACGTTCCCGAATACCGTTTCGGCGGATACGGTGTCGACGTTCTGGCGTGCCATGACCGGTGTGAAGGGTTCGTTCACCACCGCCAAGTTCGGCGATTGGGATTGGTCCGCGGATTACGGCCATTCGCAGAGCACGGTCGACACGACTTACGGCAATGCGCTGAATGTGGCTGGCGTCGAGAACATTCTGCAGAACGGCGTGTTCAATTTCTCGAATCCGTCGGCCACGCCGAACGGCTTGAACGGCGTGTTCCAGAACGACTATGAGCAGGCGATCTCCAAGCTCGACAGCGTCACTGCGAAAACCTCGACGGGCAACCTGTTCAATCTGCCTGGCGGCCCGGTCGGTGTCGGCTTCGGTACGGAATTCCGTCACGAGAGCAACCTGATCAACTCGCGCACCGATAGCGCGCTTGGGATTACGGCGCCGGCCAACGTGCAGACGGTCGACGGCGAGCGCAACGTGGCCGCCGTGTACTATCAGGTCGATATTCCGATCATCCACAACCTGACGTTCACGCAAGCGGGCCGTTACGACCACTACAGCGATTTCGGCGGCGCCTTCTCGCCGAGCTTCGCGTTGCGCTTCCAGCCGGTCAAGATGCTGACGACGTACGCATCGTACAGCCGCGGCTTCCGCGCGCCGACGCTGGTCGAGAACTCACAGGCAACGTATCTCGCCCACCAGAACCTGGTGGACCCGAACGACCCGAGCGGCACGCCGACCAAGCACTTCACGACGGAACAGGTCAACGGCAATCCGGCACTGCAGCCTGAGCATACGAAGAACTACAACATCGGCTTCGAGCTCTCGCCGGATTCGTCGACGGATATCGGCGCGGCGTTCTACAAGATTCACATCGACGGCGTGATCGGCACGAACGATCCGAACGCGGTGATGGATGCGAACAACCCGTCGAACGTGATTCGCAATCCGGACGGCACGGTGGCCTACATCAAGGAACAGTTCGTCAACCTCGGTTCGCTCGATACCGACGGCTTCGATATGAACTTCCGCAAGTCGGTCGGCACGAAGTACGGCACGTTCACGCTGGCCGGCGACTGGGCCTACGTGTGGCACTTCAAGCTGAACAGCCCGGGTGCGCCCACGCAGGATTTCGCCGGCAACAACCTCGCGCTGCTGCAGCCGTTCGGTGCATCCAATCCGCGCTGGAAGGGTAATACCAGCCTCTCGTGGGATTACCGCAAGCTGACCACCACGCTGACATGGCAGTACACTGGCCCGTACACGAACGCGGTGGCGACCGAGTTCGGCGACGGCGGCACGCTGTCGGTGGCGTCGTACAGCCAGTTCAACCTGATGGCCACGTATCGCGGCTTCAAGAACTGGACGATCTACGGCGGCATCAACAACATCTTCGATCGCAAGCCGCCGTTCGACGTCGAGTGGCAGGCCACCCCGGATATCACGGGTTACGACCAGTCGCTTTACACCAACATCGGCCGCTTCTTCCAGGTTGGCGCGTCGTACCGCTTCTGA
- a CDS encoding extracellular solute-binding protein — protein MRLVKFRWPRAARTAASMPRLRTAARIALYAGACLALSTVCAQARPSIAQYDEPKYPADFTHFEYANPDAPANGTLSFENYNELQTYDSLNPFLVRGAPAPDILNLMFDTLMQRSWDELASEYPLIANDVEVASDLSSATFHINPAARFSNGDPITAADVKYSFDTLTGPKASPLFNAQFSVIKNAIVIDKNTIRFDFKHAERDAPLIAGDLPIFSPKWGMQPDGKRPPFDQIAVAPPISSGAYLIEARKNDKEIVYRRNPDYWAANLPSRRGMFRFERITFKLYRDHYTQLEAFKAGDADAVVEYSATQWARKYVGKNFDNGLLKKGEFADGPAQMQGMLMNLRKPMFQDPRVRHALTMAFDYDWMNRMMFYGQYRRTSSYFEASPFGATGMPGPKELALLEPLRASVPPEVFGPMLKQPDTIAPNSLRGNLRVARDLLAQAGWHYRDGALRDAHGTPMTIEIMDDQPGMDRLILPYMQALGMLGIQAHMREIDSALYQKRLDNFEYDMTTFIYPPVTIPGAELTRRFGSAAASEIGSENYPGIRSKAVDSLIHSALSADNLDDLEAATRALDRVLIYSFYLVPEYYAPGARIGYKSTLGHPDKVPMSYQYEDWVIDYWYNKAPTAQGASSTTATAH, from the coding sequence ATGAGACTTGTGAAGTTTCGCTGGCCACGCGCCGCGCGGACGGCAGCGTCCATGCCGCGGCTTCGCACCGCCGCACGAATCGCGCTGTACGCCGGTGCGTGTCTGGCATTGAGCACGGTCTGCGCGCAGGCCCGGCCCTCGATTGCGCAATACGACGAGCCTAAATATCCCGCCGATTTCACGCATTTCGAATACGCGAATCCCGACGCACCGGCCAACGGTACGCTCAGTTTCGAGAACTACAACGAACTGCAGACTTACGATTCGCTGAATCCGTTTCTGGTGCGTGGCGCGCCCGCACCGGACATTCTGAATCTGATGTTCGACACGCTGATGCAGCGGAGTTGGGACGAACTCGCGTCCGAGTATCCGTTGATTGCTAACGACGTCGAGGTCGCGTCCGACCTGAGCTCGGCGACTTTCCATATCAATCCTGCCGCGCGCTTTTCGAACGGCGATCCGATCACCGCTGCCGACGTCAAATACTCGTTCGACACATTGACGGGTCCGAAAGCGTCGCCGCTCTTCAATGCGCAGTTCTCGGTCATCAAGAATGCGATCGTGATCGACAAAAACACAATCCGCTTCGATTTCAAACACGCGGAGCGAGACGCCCCGTTGATTGCCGGTGATTTGCCGATCTTCTCGCCGAAGTGGGGCATGCAGCCCGACGGCAAACGTCCGCCATTCGACCAGATCGCAGTCGCCCCGCCGATCAGCAGCGGCGCATATCTGATCGAAGCGCGCAAGAACGACAAGGAGATCGTGTATCGCCGCAACCCGGACTACTGGGCTGCCAATTTGCCGTCGCGGCGCGGCATGTTCCGTTTCGAGCGCATCACCTTCAAACTGTATCGCGACCACTACACGCAACTGGAAGCATTCAAGGCTGGCGATGCCGATGCTGTCGTCGAATACAGCGCAACGCAGTGGGCACGCAAATACGTCGGCAAGAACTTCGACAATGGACTATTGAAGAAGGGCGAATTCGCCGACGGTCCCGCGCAGATGCAAGGCATGCTCATGAACCTGCGCAAGCCGATGTTCCAGGATCCGCGCGTGCGGCACGCGTTGACGATGGCCTTCGACTACGACTGGATGAACCGCATGATGTTCTACGGTCAATACCGTCGCACGAGCAGTTATTTCGAAGCGAGTCCGTTCGGCGCGACCGGCATGCCCGGACCGAAGGAACTGGCTTTGCTTGAACCGTTGAGAGCGAGCGTACCGCCAGAAGTGTTCGGTCCCATGCTGAAGCAGCCCGACACGATCGCACCGAACTCCTTGCGCGGCAATCTGCGAGTCGCGCGCGATCTGCTGGCGCAGGCTGGCTGGCACTATCGTGACGGCGCGCTGCGCGACGCCCACGGCACGCCCATGACGATCGAAATCATGGACGACCAGCCCGGCATGGACCGCCTGATCCTGCCGTATATGCAGGCGCTCGGCATGCTCGGCATTCAGGCGCATATGCGCGAGATCGACAGTGCGTTGTACCAGAAGCGGCTGGACAACTTCGAATACGATATGACCACCTTCATCTATCCGCCGGTCACGATTCCAGGCGCTGAATTGACGCGCCGTTTCGGCAGCGCGGCGGCGTCGGAGATCGGTTCGGAAAACTATCCGGGCATTCGTTCGAAAGCGGTCGACTCGCTCATTCATTCGGCCCTCTCTGCCGACAATCTCGACGACCTGGAAGCAGCGACGCGTGCACTGGATCGCGTGCTGATCTATTCGTTCTACCTCGTGCCGGAGTACTACGCTCCGGGGGCACGAATCGGCTACAAGTCGACGCTGGGTCATCCGGACAAAGTGCCCATGTCGTATCAATACGAAGACTGGGTGATCGACTACTGGTACAACAAGGCGCCGACCGCCCAGGGCGCATCTTCCACCACGGCTACGGCCCACTGA
- a CDS encoding microcin C ABC transporter permease YejB: MLAYILRRLLLMVPTLLGVVTLTFVVTQFVPGGPVEQVMTQLRHGAGRGGEAGAGGGGYHGSQGVDPQQIEQIKKQFGFDKPPLERYLLMLRRYATFDLGQSYYQHDSVWDVIKSKLPVSITLGLWTVLLTYLISVPLGIAKAVRNGSRFDTVTSVLVLAGYAIPGFVLGVLLLMLFGGGTFWQVFPMRGLTSDNFNDLSAFGKVLDYLWHIVLPVTASVVGNFAIVTILTKNTFLEEIGRQYVLTARAKGAPERDVLWKHVLRNAAIPLLTGLPAAFVGAFLNGNLLIETLFSLDGMGQLSYDSVIRRDYPVVLGSLFLFTLIALVTKLIADVCYVLVDPRIQFNRLDR; the protein is encoded by the coding sequence ATGCTCGCCTACATTCTCAGACGATTACTGTTGATGGTGCCGACCCTGCTCGGCGTAGTCACACTGACCTTTGTCGTCACGCAGTTCGTGCCGGGTGGGCCGGTCGAACAGGTGATGACGCAACTCCGCCACGGCGCCGGCCGTGGCGGAGAGGCGGGGGCGGGCGGCGGCGGCTATCACGGCAGCCAGGGCGTCGATCCGCAGCAGATCGAGCAGATCAAGAAGCAGTTCGGCTTCGACAAGCCACCGCTCGAACGCTATCTGCTGATGCTCAGGCGCTACGCGACGTTCGATCTCGGCCAGTCCTACTATCAGCACGACAGCGTGTGGGACGTGATCAAATCGAAGCTGCCCGTATCGATCACGCTAGGTTTATGGACGGTACTGCTCACCTATCTGATATCGGTGCCGTTGGGGATCGCGAAAGCGGTGCGCAACGGCTCGCGTTTCGATACCGTCACGAGCGTGCTGGTACTCGCCGGCTATGCAATTCCCGGCTTCGTGCTCGGCGTATTGCTGCTGATGTTATTCGGCGGCGGCACATTCTGGCAGGTGTTTCCAATGCGCGGTCTCACATCGGATAACTTCAACGATCTCAGCGCATTCGGGAAGGTACTCGACTATCTCTGGCACATCGTGCTGCCGGTCACGGCTTCGGTGGTCGGCAACTTCGCGATCGTCACGATTCTGACCAAGAACACGTTTCTGGAGGAAATCGGCCGTCAGTACGTGTTGACGGCACGCGCCAAGGGCGCACCGGAGCGCGACGTACTGTGGAAACACGTGCTGCGCAACGCTGCGATTCCATTGCTCACGGGTTTGCCGGCGGCCTTCGTCGGCGCGTTTCTGAACGGCAATCTGCTGATCGAAACGTTGTTCTCGCTCGACGGCATGGGCCAACTGTCGTACGACTCGGTGATCCGCCGTGATTATCCGGTCGTGCTCGGATCGCTCTTTCTCTTCACGCTGATCGCCCTTGTAACCAAACTCATTGCTGACGTCTGCTATGTCCTCGTCGACCCCCGCATCCAATTCAACCGCCTGGACCGCTGA